Proteins encoded together in one Triticum dicoccoides isolate Atlit2015 ecotype Zavitan chromosome 7B, WEW_v2.0, whole genome shotgun sequence window:
- the LOC119341002 gene encoding putative F-box/LRR-repeat protein At5g02930, translated as MEAATPLPKKRRSEVPGSNQPEEISSHEPAAAAMEAPESDIREPPPGAGGAEDGVDHISGLPDAVLGDIISLLPTREGARTQILASRWRHLWRSAPLNLDYQGLPTEGDVLVRLISQILSSHAGSGRRLCISARHLYHYPATVDAWLRSAGLSNLQELELCCGRYLSVLPAATASTFRFSSSLRVATFSQFRLPDGISETLHFPQLKQLALEGVSISEGSLYSFVAACPVLESMLISRSIGFSCIRISSPNLRTIGVRVGYRHQLVKIMIEDAPCLERLLQLDLLRELHILLISAPKLETLGCLPYHQHHYHYHDFQGLPTLFPTVVHTVKTLSIFVYASNVDMVIDLMSCFPCLEKLYIQQIQSMGKNLWRRKHKSHIRCLDIRLKTIVLENYQGVMSDVNFATFFVLNAKMLELFRFETRGLCGKGFIQRQHSLLQLGKRASRGARFVFKNNTCLRNLEDIKHVRDLSVAHPFEC; from the exons ATGGAGGCGGCGACTCCTCTTCCCAAGAAGAGGAGGTCGGAGGTGCCCGGAAGCAACCAACCGGAGGAAATCTCGAGCCAcgagccggcggcggcggccatggaggcgCCCGAATCCGACATCCGTGAACCACCGCCTGGAGCTGGAGGagcagaagacggcgtcgaccacaTCAGCGGGCTGCCCGACGCCGTCCTCGGcgacatcatctccctcctccccacCAGGGAGGGTGCCCGCACCCAAATCCTCGCCTCCCGGTGGCGCCACCTCTGGCGCTCCGCTCCTCTCAATCTCGACTACCAGGGCCTCCCCACCGAAGGTGACGTTCTGGTACGCCTCATTTCCCAGATCCTCTCCTCCCACGCTGGCTCCGGCCGCCGCTTGTGCATCTCCGCGCGCCACCTCTACCACTACCCTGCCACCGTGGATGCCTGGCTCCGGTCTGCTGGCCTCAGCAACCTCCAGGAGCTTGAGCTCTGCTGCGGCCGTTATCTATCAGTACTGCCGGCGGCGACAGCGTCCACCTTCCGTTTCTCATCCAGCCTCCGTGTGGCCACATTCAGCCAATTCCGCCTCCCCGACGGTATATCAGAGACGCTTCACTTCCCCCAGCTGAAGCAGCTCGCGCTTGAAGGGGTCAGCATCTCGGAAGGCTCACTGTACAGCTTCGTGGCTGCCTGCCCCGTCCTGGAATCCATGCTTATTAGCAGGAGCATTGGCTTCAGCTGCATTCGGATCAGCTCCCCAAACCTTAGAACCATTGGCGTGCGTGTTGGATACCGACACCAGTTAGTGAAAATCATGATTGAGGATGCCCCTTGTCTTGAAAGGTTGCTCCAACTTGACCTACTTAGGGAATTGCATATATTGTTAATAtcagcgcccaaactggagaccttgggttgcCTTCCTTACCATCAACATCACTACCACTACCACGACTTTCAG GGATTGCCTACTCTGTTCCCAACCGTGGTACACACTGTCAAGACTTTATCTATCTTTGTTTATGCTTCTAACGTGGATATGGTCATTGATCTCATGAGTTGCTTTCCCTGCTTGGAGAAGTTGTATATCCAG CAAATTCAGTCGATGGGAAAGAATTTGTGGCGTCGTAAACACAAGAGTCACATCAGATGCCTTGACATCCGTCTCAAGACAATAGTGTTGGAAAATTATCAAGGCGTCATGTCAGATGTTAACTTTGCCACGTTCTTTGTGTTGAATGCTAAAATGTTAGAGTTATTTAGATTTGAGACTCGAGGCCTCTGCGGTAAAGGGTTCATTCAGAGGCAGCATAGTTTGCTTCAGCTTGGGAAAAGGGCATCTAGAGGTGCTCGGTTTGTTTTCAAAAACAATACATGTCTCCGCAACCTTGAGGACATCAAGCATGTGCGAGATTTGTCTGTAGCTCATCCCTTTGAATGCTGA